A window of Cyprinus carpio isolate SPL01 chromosome A6, ASM1834038v1, whole genome shotgun sequence genomic DNA:
aggttggtgttatatctttcacttgttATAAGTGATGTTATAACTTGCACTGAGtaaacagctggataaaacaaaaagctgtccatcttcatttcaggctgcaaagcaacaatacgtaattattttaaaaggggtgattattttctatacccactgtatatggcACTGTTTAAAGTCATTCTTAGTAACTTACAAATTTACAATTTAGTAAACTAGCCATACTGTTTAACTCTAAAATCCCATTCTAGAACCATGTACttataatgagagagagagagagagagaaagagagagagagagagagagagagagagagaacaagcaAAACTTATACTTATGAAAATCAAAATAGCGGACTTTATAGTATATAAACAAGACAATGTAAACGCTCTCAAATTTGGAAAAATAACCTTACAGCAGCCAACATGACTGAACATATTTCACACAGATTGGCCCGTTCAGAAACTTTAACAATGTATGCCATTATAAActtatataaaattaagtaacTTTTACAAGGtatcctattttttttaacaacacagGTAAAGGTCAGACAATCGTCCTCTGAGTCTGCAATATGACCCCTTCTGCTTGTGAAAATATGAAGAGTGTACATTGTATCAAACCtctaagaattaaaaaaaaaaaaaaaaggcaactaCCATTCAATAATACTGTTGGTGGCTCACAGGTTTGGATCTGGTAGTGATTGCTTTTCCTTTAACGCATCAAATCAATATCCAGTGCGGATTCATGATGCTGACTTCAAAAGAGAACACCAAACATGAACATTCTGAGCTAAACTCAAACTCCgaacacaacacatgcaaatgcatGAACATGAGCTCTGTCATAATTCTCCATAGTactattacatgtttttttttctcccattaaGTACTCTTTAGACCTTCTGAGAACAGTGAATGCTTGAAATCCTAATGCTAACAAGGAACATCACTCTCTTCACAGTCCCCCTCAGTCAGCTACTTCACTGTAGTAGTATTTGTGCGCAGTGTTAGTGAGGGTCCAGCCACTGGCCCTGAACTCCAAGATCTCCAGGAGCAAGAGTCTTGTCATGGAGCTGAGGTCTTCCTGAAGGAGAAAACCATCCCGTAGCGaataaaacagctgattcatGCGCTGGGAGTTTGTTTGCTCCAGCTGCTCGCCGACACGATGGAGCTGAACGACCAGACAGTCCACCTGTTAGAAACACAAAGTAAATTCTTGCATTTAGCTGTTAAAATGGTCTTTTGCTGCTTCCGAAATCATGTACTGACAGAGTAGGTGCTACATTCAACAATCCACATACTACATTTGCATAGGGATGTCAATGAGTAATTGATTAATCACCTTTAATAATGTAATCGGTTAGGCTTATCTATTGCTGATTCATCAATTTCAGCACAAAACTGGGATTAGATGGTCAAGTACAACAAGACAATAAGaactattttgtaattatttacagtGATGTTACTCTGCCTCTCTATTCATAATTAGCACTTTATTGCCTGTTTAAATGGGTGCTGTTATTGAGGAATCAGAAGAAAACAATCACTGTATTTTGTTAAAAACTGGAATACACTACTTTTGCAGATTTTTTGCCCCATTTTACAGTCTGGAGGAGTCAAAGCTAGCTGCTTGAAGTTACATTCAGTCTGCAGATTTTCAACAGATTTAGCAGAAAATGCAGAGTGAAATGAAAAGCACaaatgggacaccatacttggccacatgtcatgtcactttcacacTTTGTAGTGTATGATAGGCAAAAACTTTAGCATCAGACTATGATTCTATCCAatcagaaaataacttttttgatgttttaagctGACTTCAGAACAATTCATATGCGTCATATGCCTACCAGGAACATTTGTTTGGAACCACTTGAAAGTCTAGTAGTGTGATCCTCAGTTGTTTAGTGATAGATGGCCAGTTTTTCTGTTGTCAAGTGGCCTACGGTGTCAGTCATTTATGAACACTCTCTCACTGTTTCATGGGATATTGAGACTATTGGAAACGCACTTCAGAATATCGGCAGAAATCATGATTCATCTGGGTATTTTTCAACTACAGTTTTATGAATAATGTAAACTTGGATTACTCCTAATTTCACACATAAAATATTCCACTAAATTATTTTACAAGTATAAAGCTAACATTAGTTTGTCCTCTGACATTCTTAAAACCTGTAGCATGAAATCTATCAAGCATTTGACAACATACATTTGAAACAAGGTTAAGGTTCCAAAGCagcagacattaaaaaaatcttcccAAAGTGAAATTTACTTTCAAATATTCATGTGCTGAAATACATCTTACCTCTTCCTCATTCATCAAGGCATCTGGCTGAGCCAACCTAAAGAGGCAGTCATATATTGGATCCACAAGGGCCACAAGAGGTGcattgttcacctaaaaataaaacatcatataagcAAGTCTAAAACCTTGTGgcagggagaaaaaagaaaaaaaaaaaaaacttgtgagtGAGATCTTTTACCTTTATGTAATCAAATATGCTGCAGATAAATGTGACCAAACACACCCACTCCTGCACGGAGCGGTTTCGGGTCTCCTCCCTGGCAGTGAACTCCTGCTGTAGACGCATCAACAGATTTCGCCTGAATGCACTGGTAGCAGCTTTCTGAGCTTCTGCCTATTTAgtgattaaatgattatttacCATGTGATAAAAATGGGTTTCAATGGAGGTTGATTTCATCCTGTGTGTTTTTGAAGACAGCAGCAACAAAAAGCAGATG
This region includes:
- the LOC109096901 gene encoding MIF4G domain-containing protein A isoform X2, which gives rise to MDSAWTALDVVTQTMVQKAIADPKTVDLEKLSNAIVEQSLKDLSFCKDAGRMCYVVVQAEAQKAATSAFRRNLLMRLQQEFTAREETRNRSVQEWVCLVTFICSIFDYIKVNNAPLVALVDPIYDCLFRLAQPDALMNEEEVDCLVVQLHRVGEQLEQTNSQRMNQLFYSLRDGFLLQEDLSSMTRLLLLEILEFRASGWTLTNTAHKYYYSEVAD
- the LOC109096901 gene encoding MIF4G domain-containing protein A isoform X1, with the translated sequence MRTGESHDIRKRIKQTSARIPHRLNMDSAWTALDVVTQTMVQKAIADPKTVDLEKLSNAIVEQSLKDLSFCKDAGRMCYVVVQAEAQKAATSAFRRNLLMRLQQEFTAREETRNRSVQEWVCLVTFICSIFDYIKVNNAPLVALVDPIYDCLFRLAQPDALMNEEEVDCLVVQLHRVGEQLEQTNSQRMNQLFYSLRDGFLLQEDLSSMTRLLLLEILEFRASGWTLTNTAHKYYYSEVAD